The proteins below come from a single Periophthalmus magnuspinnatus isolate fPerMag1 chromosome 7, fPerMag1.2.pri, whole genome shotgun sequence genomic window:
- the LOC117372965 gene encoding Ig-like V-type domain-containing protein FAM187A, translated as MHRSTVQFLLCVPLVVWGYEAPEDQEDVFARTACPAFLTFTNTAYVSGATVELPCLCKPPEVLSVVWFYRKHLSSSEQTQALFDDHGLQVVDPESLPHSSDLRSRFSIRLFSLLVFRSSPAHSGVYICGSEHRDFFYAYDLDIQEARRITFTDRLGKKETLEETRRQSNSAPLYRTFTSFQAWSVCDRCGRPGEQVRVGLCYVHSLYLHVRYRRANQTVAPCGSGAVLRVFGPINNEGAVLEVRDCEELCPPQAPPPSKVTSLMAFLGYGSASKPLGVKVYYLTHQADTTLIIGCPGAKPNMAVAWDREDTPILRRGHTAPPGGEAPRISIDTGHNLVFNLAQVQDSGVYYCWLQGRRTAQIRLIVHFRLGQGQSVLSHPHFYPALWMVVMWYAGMSAVFLLFLLTKAVVQTVTEAHETHQD; from the exons ATGCATAGGAGCACAGTACAGTTTTTGCTCTGTGTCCCTCTTGTGGTGTGGGGTTATGAAGCACCAGAGGACCAAGAGGACGTCTTTGCCCGAACTGCGTGTCCTGCCTTCCTCACCTTCACGAACACTGCCTATGTCTCAGGAGCCACCGTGGAGCTGCCCTGCCTCTGCAAACCTCCAGAA GTGCTGTCAGTGGTGTGGTTCTACAGAAAACACTTGTCCAGCTCCGAGCAGACCCAGGCACTCTTTGATGACCATGGACTGCAGGTAGTGGATCCTGAGTCGCTCCCTCACAGCTCGGACCTGCGCAGCCGCTTCTCCATCCGCCTGTTCAGCCTGCTCGTGTTCAGGAGCAGCCCCGCCCACTCTGGAGTGTACATCTGTGGCTCTGAGCACAGGGACTTCTTCTACGCATATGACCTGGATATACAAGAGGCACGCCGGATCACCTTTACTGACAGGTTAGGAAAGAAGGAGACATTAGAGGAGAC GAGGAGACAGTCCAACTCCGCCCCTTTGTATCGAACCTTCACCAGTTTCCAGGCCTGGTCTGTGTGCGATCGCTGTGGACGTCCCggggagcag GTCCGAGTGGGGCTCTGCTATGTGCACTCCCTCTACCTGCACGTGCGGTACCGGAGGGCCAATCAGACTGTCGCCCCCTGTGGCTCGGGGGCGGTACTAAGGGTGTTTGGACCAATCAACAATGAGGGTGCGGTGCTAGAGGTCAGAGACTGTGAGGAGCTCTGTCCACCACAAGCTCCTCCTCCATCCAAAGTGACGTCTCTCATGGCTTTCCTTGGATATGG GTCTGCCTCCAAACCTCTAGGGGTCAAAGTTTATTACCTGACCCACCAGGCAGACACCACCCTGATCATTGGGTGTCCTGGAGCCAAACCCAACATGGCCGTGGCctgggacagagaggacactccTATCCTCAGAAGAGGgcacacagcgccccctggaggagaaGCCCCCCGGATCAGTATAGACACGGGACACAATCTAGTCTTCAACCTGGCACAAGTGCAAGACTCAG GGGTGTACTACTGCTGGCTCCAGGGACGACGAACAGCTCAGATCCGCTTGATAGTGCATTTTCGTTTGGGACAGGGCCAGTCTGTATTGTCCCATCCGCACTTCTACCCCGCTCTCTGGATGGTGGTCATGTGGTACGCTGGGATGAGCGCTGTGTTTTTGCTATTTCTGCTCACCAAGGCTGTGGTCCAGACTGTCACAGAGGCCCACGAGACACACCAGGACTAG